The Oncorhynchus mykiss isolate Arlee chromosome 8, USDA_OmykA_1.1, whole genome shotgun sequence genome includes the window acctgcccgaatgcatagtgtcaactgtaacatttggtggaggagtaataatggtctggggctgtttttcatggttcataggccccttagttccagtaaagggaaacatACAGCATacgacattctagacgattctgtgcttcctttgttgcaacagtttggggaaggccctttcctgtttcagcatgacaattcccctgtgcacaaagtgaggtccatatagaaatgatttgtcgagaccggtgtggaagaacttgacggacctgcacagagctctgaccttaaccccatcgaatacctttgggatgaattggaacgccaactgcgagccagacctaatcgcccaacatctgtccctgacctcactaatgctcttgtggctgaatggaagcaagtccccgcagcaattttcaaacatctagtggaaaggctTCCCAGAGGAGTGGGGGCTATTATATTAgccaaagggggaccaactctatattaatccCCATGATTTTGGACTGAAATGTTTgaccagcaggtgtccacatacattttgtCATGTGGTgtatatgtaaactcagcaaaaaaaaagacacgtcccttttcaggaccctgtctttcaaagataattcgtaaaaatcgaaatatcttcacagatcttcattgtaaagggtctAAACActgtttccatgcttgttcaatgaaccataaacaattaatgaacatgcacctaacagcttacagacggtaggcaattaaggtcacagttaggaAAACTTACACTAAgtacactaaagaggccttcctactgactctgaaaaacaccaaagaaagatgcccagggtccctgctcatctgtgtgaatgtgccttaggcatgctgcaaggaggcatgaggactgcagatgtggccagggcaataaattgcaatgtccacactgtgagacgcctaagacagcactacagggagacaggatggacagctgatcgtcctcgcagttgcagatcacgtgtaacaacacctcaGTACATCTGAAcagcacacctgcgggacaggtacaggatggcaacaacaactgcctgagttataccaggaacgcacaatccctccatcagtgctcagactgtcagcAATAGGCTCatagaggctggactgagggcttgtaggcctgttgtaaggcaggtcctcaccagacatcactggcaaaaATGTCacatatgggcacaaacccaccgttggtggaccagacaggactggcaaaaagtgctcttcactgtcgAGTTGcgattttgtctcaccaggggtgatggtcagatttgtgtTTATCATCGAATGAATGAgcattacacagaggcctgtactctggagcgggatcgaatTGGAGGTGGAgtgtctgtcatggtctggggcggtgtgtcacagcatcatcggactgagcttgttgtcattgcaggcaatctcaacgctgtgcgttacagggaagacatcctcctccctcatgtggtacccttcctgcaggctcatccagaTATGACCctggcatgacaatgccaccagccatactgctcgttctgtgcgtggtttcctgcaagacaggaatgtcagtgttccgccatggccagcaaagagcccgtatctcaatcccattgtgcacatctgagacctgttggatcagagagtgagggctagggccattccccccagaaatgtctggaaacttgcaggtgccttggtgcaAGAGTGGGGTAgcgtctcacagcaagaactggcaaatctggtgcagtccatgaggagatgcactgtacttaatgcagctggtggccacaccagatgctgactgttacttttgattttgaccccccctttgttcagggacacattattcaatttctgttagtcacacgtctgtggaacttgttcagtttatgtctcagttgttgaatcttatgttcatgcaaatatttacacatgttaagtttgctgaaaataaactcagttgacagtgagaggacgtttcttttttgctgagtttatatactacTTGAATTCCTGCTATAACATTATTCCTCTTGACCAGtgctgtaaagtacttaagtaaaaatactttaaagttctACTTCAgtattttttgggggtatctatactttaccatttatatttGACATCTTTTACTTTCACTTcactcctaaagaaaataatgcactTTTTACACAAATTTTCACTGACaccccaaaagtactcattacattttaaatgtaaaagtgtcaaattcacacacttatcaagagaacatccctggtcatccctactgcctctaatctggcagactcactaaacacaaatgcttcgtttgtaaatgtgTGCCGCTGGCTCTAAGAAAAAAATttaattgtgccatctggtttacttagaaggaattttaaattatttatacttttgatatttaagtatattttagcaattacatttgcttttgatacttaagtatattttaaaccaaatacatttacccaagtagcattttactgggtgacttaattttacttgagtcattttctattaaggtatcttttcttttactacagtatgacatttgggtactttttcctcCACTGCTCATGACTCTTCCCGTCTTCTTCCTCCCACCTGTTTTCTCTTCCAtctcatcctccctccatcctcttcctctctcagcaGGCCTGTGTTCCAGTCAATCTGAGGAAGAGAACCAGTCATTGCGTTGTAAACTGGAGCGCCTTCAGATGTTGATGCACCAGAGACGCCTGCGCAGGCGGGCTCGCAGGGACACACGCACCTCACACCCCTACCCTCCTCACCGTCAACCCTGGTCGCCCGGACGAGACAAAGCCAGCCGCCATAGCAACGGCAGCCTGTCCAGCAGCGAGGGCTCTTCCCTGGACGACCTGGAGTTGCAATGGAAACCGGAGCTACCCTCCGACCTTGTGATGGCATAGAGAGAGATTAAAATAAGTTTGGACCTATGTCATTGGCTGTCCTTTGAATGGCTGAGTAGGAGAAATAAACTGCCCATTTTGGGACTCACTTGATCACACTGCAGAAGGACTCTTCATAAAGACAGCTGTCCTTTCTTGAAACTGGACATTCAAACAGAACTTCAGTAGTATATTGTATGTAAATAGTTTACACTCCCTTGACTGAGCTTTCCGCGGATCATATGACACTTCTTTACTGGCAGTCTATCTTGCCAGAGTCTGTTGGAACTGTTCTTTAACGTTTGAGGGTCTACCAGTCACTGTACCTACCATTTTAAACTGACGCACATCTTCAGTTGCTGTCGTTCATTGTCAGAACTATGTAGCATTATGAGGTTGCCAAATAGATACGTTTCTGCACATTTGTTCTGACAGCTTCATTGCAAGGTTTTGCGGTTGCTCGAGTGAGTGAAGTGATCATTTGGTCTTTGTATACAGTATGTTCTGATGCATTAAGCAGCATGCAGGTAAAATATAAAATTAATGTTCTGATTTGACCCATGTAGACTGTTTAAGTTTGAAGCAATAATTGATTCTGTTCTGCAGACTTTCCTAGGAAATACAAATTCTGAAATCAGCAATTTGCCTCTTATACTCCTAACATCCATTTAACAAAATACTCCAACCCTAGACCTCAACTCAATGCCTGTATTGAGTGCTGGGGTGCGTTCAGTTCAATTAAACATTTGCTACGTTGCGTGACGGTTATTACTGCAGGACACTAAAACTTGAACAGACAGATGACCTGAAAGTGCAATGGAGTGTTCCGTAACCTCTCCCAGTTTAGTTATTCAGAACACTAATTGAATGCAACTAGtgtttattggacaaattcagacaAATCCTTCCCATTTAAGAAACATTATGCTATATTAATAACCCCAGGTGTGTAAGGCATTGCTCAGTCACTACCAGCGCGACTGACGTTTACTGCGTTACTTGCAGTGTAAATTTAACCTGACAATTTAAATTAAATCAATAACAGAACACTTGAGTCACCCATCCTACAAATACAGAGTCAGACAAGTTTCAGAAAAGTATGGCCTCAGGCAGTTCGTGTTCCTACGGTCAGTGCTGgtgataggagacatgagggttccACACTCAGCTGCCCTCTTCCAGCCATCATGTCTCTTGTTTACGCCAAACATTGGTTATAGCTGCGAGGACTGTTTAGACAATGCCTCCTGCCTAAACTGACATTTTGGACTTGCCCTCACATACACGTCACGCAAGTTGAGCGCACATGAATCCAAAcactaaaatgtttattttcaaaAATCAAGTAGTCAATTGACAAATAACTCCTGGATATTGATGGGGCCCAGGGGAACAATTCAGAACAGGAGCAATGTTACGAACCTGAGAAATGTAGCTCATGACAAAGTTCTGTGAATAAAGAGTGATCAGCTGCACACATTTTCCTATTTGATAACATAGCATTCCTGAATTTTACATTCCAAATAAATCCAGTCAGATGTGAACATTGTAACAGGTTTATTCTCCTCAAAAAGTTAAATAGGCAAGATTCTTGTAATATTACACTTGGACCATGATAGGGCCCAAGGTAGCTTCACCTTCCTTCTGCATATCTGAGGAGAGTAGAGAACAGTGATGGAATACGTTACATTTTAAACTGGTAATAAAGCTCTGGCTTTGATTGACACTTACCTAAATCACTGTCCAGATCTCTAGCCTTGCTCACAGCACAGCTGGAGTCACAGCAGCCACAAACCAGGTCATCCCCACCTGCAGCCTTCCAGCTACAGATAAATATGAAGGTTAGTTTATATAGCAGCATGTCATAAAGGTACTATACCCACAACCCAGCTTATACATACCCATCAGTGAAAGAGCAGGCCTTGTTCTCAGCATCAATGGGGGAAGAGGCTGCAGCTGCTTTCAGATGACATGTTATGTAGAGCTGTTGGGAATCATTCTGTGGTTGGAACCTGAAGGACTCCAGCTGAAACTGGATCTTGTGATCCTGGGATCTGGACAGGAACTGGGAGCTGGAGCCGGTCAACTTGGCATCAACCAGACACCTGAGGAGACCAAGGGTCAACGTTAGGCTTCAGGGGTTACATTTAAGGTAATATAAGAGGAGTCAAACTGACAACTAAACTCACCCATGGTCCTCAATGAAAGAATATCTAGGGACAGTGTGGACATCAGGCGCCAAGGTGGCGACACAGCGGTCCACAAAGACACGGAGGGGAACGTGGTGGTACGGCATGACCGAGGCTTCCATGTTGATGATGTCACCAAGATAGTAAAGGTTGGAGGGCCTCTCAAACTGCCAGTCGGCTGGAAAGACGAGTGGCATGTCAGTGTGGGTTTACACACAGGAAGAGGCTTCGTCAGGTTTACCTACCAGTCATTAACCTCAGGGAGAAGTAGAGTTCCTCTGCCACCATGTTGGAAGTGTAGGGGATCCAGGTTGGCTTCAGGGCATTGCTGCTCACATCGTGATTCCTAGAAACAAACACGGACTATGGTATTACTTAAACCTCAGAATGATGTGGTTTGTCAAAGTGAAGAATGCAACAATAGTTACCTCAAGTAGTGGCACTCAATATCAACCATAGCTGCACTGGTCTTCACTATAGAAGTGTTAGCAAGAGGTTTTGGCTCATAGACAAGCGTGAAGGTGTAGATCAGCACATCCTCAGTCATCTAGGAACAGGATCACAAGTGATGTAGCACAAGAATAAGGATTCACAGTCAGGACGttaaacagcaaatgtgacatacCGTCAGCTCACTGCCACAGCCATGCAGCTCTGATTCAAAGGTGATCACATGAACGTCAGCGTCCTCCTCAGTGGCAGCACAACCTCCTAGAGTGATACGCTCTGGCTGTATGAGCCGGCCAATCCCCAGCAGGTCCTGGTTCACCTGCACCCGGACCACACTCTCCCCACACTGAGCCGACACACTGTTGGCCGCCACCTGCTTCAGCCGCTCAGACACAGTATGCCTGTGCTCAGGCTTTGCAACTTCAGGATAGCGCCAAGTCAAAGGGTTCTCAGACGTCTGCTTGGACTGGGAGCTCTCAGGGTCTTCATCCTGGCTAGGTTGCTGGCCCACAGGCTGATCCCCAACAGGTTGCTGGCCCACAGGCTGCTCCCCAACAGGTTGCTGGCCCACAGGCTGCTCGCTAGGTACCTGGCCCACAGGCTGCTGGCTTGGTTCTTGGCCCACAGGCTGCTGGCTTGGTTCTTGGCCCACAGGCTGCTGGCTTGGTTCTTGGCCCACAGGCTGCTGGCTTGGTTCTTGGCCCACAGGCTGCTCTCCAACATGCTCACTAGGTTCCTGAACCAAAGGCTCGCCAACAGGCTGCTCACTAGGTTCTTGGCCCACAGGCTCGCCAAAGGGCTGCTCGCCAGGTTCCTGGCCCACAGGTTCTCCAACATGCTTACTAGGTTCTTGGCCCAAAGGCTCGCCAACAGGCTGCTGGCTAAGTTCCTGGCCCACAGGCTGCTCTCCAGGTTCATGGCCCACAGGCTGCTCTCCAACACGCTCGCTAGGTTCTTGGCCCACAGGCTCGCTAGGTTCTTGGCCCACAGGCTGCTCACTAGGATCTTGGCCCACAGGCTCGCTAGGTTCTTGGCCCACAGGCTGCTCACTAGGATCTTGGCCCACAGGCTCATGGAACACAGGCTGCTCTCCAACAGGACGCTGGCCCACAGGCTCACTAGAATCTTGGCCAACAGGCTCTCCAACATGCTCACTAGACTCTTGGCCTAAAGGATCGCTAGGGTCCTGGCCCAAAGCCTGGCCCACAGGTTGCTCTCCAACAGGGTCCTGGCTCACAGGCTGCTCTCCAGGTTCATAGCCCACAGGCTCTTGGGCCACAGGCTGGCTAGGTGCCTGACCCACAGGCTGCTCGCTAGGTTCATAGCCCACAGGCTCTTGGGCCACAGGCTGGCTAGGTTCCTGACCCACAGGCTGCTCGCTAGGTTCCTTGCCCACAGGCTGCTCGCTAGGTTCATTACCCAAAATCTCACTTGGTTCCTGGCCCACAGGCTCGCTAGGTTCATTCCCCAATGGCTCGCCAACAGGCTGCTCACGAGGTTCTTGGCACACAGGCTCACTAGGTTCTTGGCCCACAGGCTGCTGGCTAAGTTCCTGGCCCACGGGCTGCTCTCCAACAGGCTGCTGGCCCACAGGCTCTCCAACATGCTCACTAGGGTCTTGGCCCAAAGGCTCGCCAACAGGCTGCTGGCCCACAGGCTGCTCTCCAACAGGCTGCTGGCCCACAGGCTCTCCAACATGCTCACTAGGGTCTTGGCCCAAAGGCTCGCCAACAGGCTGCTGGTTAAGTTCCTGGCCCACAGGCTGCTCGCCAACAGGATGCTGGCCCACAGGCTCACTAGGATATTTGCCCACAGGCTCACCAACATGCTCACTAGATTCTTGTGCGAAAGGATTGCTAGCGTCCTGGCCCAAAGGCTCGCCAACAGGTTGCTTGCTTAGTTCCTGGCCCACAGGCTGCTCTCCCACAGACTCACTAGGTTCTTGGCCCACAGGCTGCTCTCCAGGTTCATGGCCCACAGGCTGCTCTCCAGGTTCATGGCCCACAGGCTGGCTAGGTTCCTGGCCCACAGGCTGCTCTCCAGGTTCATGGCCCACAGGCTGCTCTCCAACACGCTCGCTAGGTTCTTGGCCCACAGGCTCGCTAGGTTCTTGGCCCACAGGCTGCTCACTAGGATCTTGGCCCACAGGCTCGCTAGGTTCTTGGCCCACAGGCTGCTCACTAGGATCTTGGCCCACAGGCTCATGGAACACAGGCTGCTCTCCAACAGGACGCTGGCCCACAGGCTCACTAGAATCTTGGCCAACAGGCTCTCCAACATGCTCACTAGACTCTTGGCCTAAAGGATCGCTAGGGTCCTGGCCCAAAGCCTGGCCCACAGGTTGCTCTCCAACAGGGTCCTGGCTCACAGGCTGCTCTCCAGGTTCATAGCCCACAGGCTCTTGGGCCACAGGCTGGCTAGGTGCCTGACCCACAGGCTGCTCGCTAGGTTCATAGCCCACAGGCTCTTGGGCCACAGGCTGGCTAGGTTCCTGACCCACAGGCTGCTCGCTAGGTTCCTTGCCCACAGGCTGCTCGCTAGGTTCATTACCCAAAATCTCACTTGGTTCCTGGCCCACAGGCTCGCTAGGTTCATTCCCCAATGGCTCGCCAACAGGCTGCTCACGAGGTTCTTGGCACACAGGCTCACTAGGTTCTTGGCCCACAGGCTGCTGGCTAAGTTCCTGGCCCACGGGCTGCTCTCCAACAGGCTGCTGGCCCACAGGCTCTCCAACATGCTCACTAGGGTCTTGGCCCAAAGGCTCGCCAACAGGCTGCTGGCCCACAGGCTGCTCTCCAACAGGCTGCTGGCCCACAGGCTCTCCAACATGCTCACTAGGGTCTTGGCCCAAAGGCTCGCCAACAGGCTGCTGGTTAAGTTCCTGGCCCACAGGCTGCTCGCCAACAGGATGCTGGCCCACAGGCTCACTAGGATATTTGCCCACAGGCTCACCAACATGCTCACTAGATTCTTGTGCGAAAGGATTGCTAGCGTCCTGGCCCAAAGGCTCGCCAACAGGTTGCTTGCTTAGTTCCTGGCCCACAGGCTGCTCTCCCACAGACTCACTAGGTTCTTGGCCCACAGGCTGCTCTCCAGGTTCATGGCCCACAGGCTGCTCTCCAGGTTCATGGCCCACAGGCTGGCTAGGTTCCTGACCCACAGGCTGCTCGCTAGGTTCCTTGCCCACAGGCTGCTCGCTAGGTTCATTACCCAAAATCTCACTTGGTTCCTGGCCCACAGGCTCGCTAGGTTCATTCCCCAATGGCTCGCCAACAGGCTGCTCACGAGGTTCTTGGCCCACAGGCTCGCTAGGTTCTTGGCCCACAGGCTGCTGGCTAAGTTCCTGGCCCACGGGCTGCTCTCCAACAGGCTGCTGGCCCACAGGCTCTCCAACATGCTCACTAGGGTCTTGGCCCAAAGGCTCGCCAACAGGCTGCTGGCCCACAGGCTGCTCTCCAACAGGCTGCTGGCCCACAGGCTCTCCAACATGCTCACTAGGGTCTTGGCCCAAAGGCTCGCCAACAGGCTGCTGGTTAAGTTCCTGGCCCACAGGCTGCTCGCCAACAGGATGCTGGCCCACAGGCTCACTAGGATATTTGCCCACAGGCTCACCAACATGCTCACTAGATTCTTGTGCGAAAGGATTGCTAGCGTCCTGGCCCAAAGGCTCGCCAACAGGTTGCTTGCTTAGTTCTTGGCCCACAGGCTGCTCTCCAGGTTCATGGCCCACAGGCTGCTCTCCAGGTTCATGGCCCACAGGCTGCTCTCCAGGTTCATGGCCCACAGGCTGCTCTCCAGGTTCATGGCCCACAGGCTCTTGGACCACAGGCACTCCAACATGCTCACTAGTGTCTTGGCCCACAGGCTGGCCAGGTTCCTGACCCACAGGCTCACCAGATTCCTGACCCACAGGCTGGCTAGGATCAAGGCCCACAGGTTCGCTGCTACCTTCCCAGACCACAGGCTCTCCGCGAGGTCCTTGAACGAAAGGCTGCCCTCCAGCTGCCTGGCCCACAGGCTGCTCTCCAACAGGTTGCTGTCCCACAGGCTCGCTAGGTTCCTGGCCCACAGGCACTCCAACATGCTCACTAGTGTCTTGGCCCACAGGCTCCTCGCCAGGTTCCTGACCCACAGGCTCCTCGCCAGGTTCCTGACCCACAGGCTCCTCGCCAGGTTCCTGACCCACAGGCTCGCTAGGTTCCTGGCCCACAGGCACACCAACATGCTCACTAGTGTCTTGGCCCACAGGCTCCTCACCAGGTTCCTGACCCACAGGCTCCTCGCCAGGTTCCTGACCCACAGGCTCCTCGCCAGGTTCCTGACCCACAGGCACTCCAACATGCTCACTAGTGTCTTGGCCCACAGGCTCCTCGCCAGGTTCCTGACCCACAGGCTCCTCGCCAGGTTCCTGACCCACAGGCGCCTCGCCAGGTTCCTGACCCACAGGCTCGCTAGGTTCCTGGCCCACAGGCACACCAACATGCTCACTAGTGTCTTGGCCCACAGGCTCCTCACCAGGTTCCTGACCCACAGGCTCCTCGCCAGGTTCCTGACCCACAGGCTCCTCGCCAGGTTCCTGGCCCACAGGCACTCCAACATGCTCACTAGTGTCTTGGCCCACAGGCTCCTCACCAGGTTCCTGACCCACAGGCTCCTCACCAGGTTCCTGACCCACAGGCTCGCTAGGTTCCTGGCCCACAGGCACTCCAACATGCTCACTAGTGTCTTGGCCCACAGGCTCCTCGCCGGGTTCCTGACCCACAGGCTCCTCGCCGGGTTCCTGACCCACAGGCTCCTCGCCAGGTTCCTGACCCACAGGCTCCTCGCTAGGTTCTTGGCTCAAAGGATTGCTAGGTGCCTGGCCCACAGGCTGCTCGTTAGGATATTGACTGACAAGCTCTTTGCTAGGTTCCCGGCCCACAGGTTCGCCGCTAGCTTCCCAGACCACAGGTTCGCCGCTAGCTTCCCAGACCACAGGCTCTCTGCGAGGTCCTTGAACGACAGGCTGCCCTCCAGCTGCCTGGCCCACAGGCTGCCCTCCAGCTGCCTGGCCCACAGGCTGCCCTCCAGCTGCCTGGCCCACAGGCTCGCTAGTTTCTAAGCCCAAAAGCCCACCATAAAGCTTGCTAGGTTCCTGTCCAACAGTCTTTCCAACCGGATCCTGGCCCACAGGCTCTACCACAGGCTTTATAACAACCTGGCTAGGTTCCCTGCCCACAGGCTCTAAGCTAGGTTCCCGGCCCACAGGCTCTACCACAGGCTTTATAACAACCTGGCTAGGTTCTCGGCCCACAGGATTGCTAGATTCTACAGCATACTTCAGGGAATTGCTGCTCACTTCATGATTCCTAGAAACACGGAAAATACCATTACTTAAACTTCAGAATTATAGATGTTGTCAAAGTGAAGAATGCAACAATAGTTACCTCAAGTAGTGACACTCAATATCAACCATAGCTTTACTGGTGTTCAATATAGAAATGTTAGCAAGAGGTTTTGGCTCATAGACAAGAGTGAAGGTGTAGATCAGCACATCCTCAGTCATCTAGGAACAGAACACAAATCATGCATCAGATAATGATGACATCCTTCAGGAAGttaaacagcaaatgtgacatacCATCAGCTCACTGCCACAGCCATGCAGCTCTGATTCAAAAGTGAGCACAAGAGCTTCAGCATCCTCCTCAATGGCAGCACAGCCTCCTAGAGTGATAAGCTCTGGCTGGATGAGCCGGCCAATCCCCAGAAGTTCCTGTTTCACCTCCACACGGACCACACTTTGCCCACACCAAGCCACAACACCGTTGGCTGCCACCTGCTTTAGCCGCTCAAACACTGTAGATTTGCGCTCATGCTTCTCAATCGTAGGATAGAGCCAAGTCAGAGGGTTCTCAAATGTCTGCTTGGACTGGAAGCTCTCAGGGTCTTCATCCTGGCTAGTTTCCTGCCCCACAGGCTCGACAACGGGCTTGCTAGGTTCTTGTCCCACAGGGTCTTCTTGCATTGGCTTCGGAGTGTCAAACTGGGCTGAAACGCCATCGTCATGCAGAAACCCCAATCTCGGATAAAACCATCTGGAGATCCAAGCATCACTAACACAGCCAAACACCACGACCAACAGCAGCACTGCAGACACTTGCCTGAACCCCATCACTCCAAATAGACATAAGTTATTCTTGTAAATTCTTCCACAGAGTCTGTCAAACCATTTTATAGCCACGATGTCTAACAAAGGCCCCAACCCATTCAGAAATCAGCTTGATTATTGTCCAGACCTGATTAATTAAACAGGTGCTGAAGAATGTGAAGTTGATTGTCATTTGGTTGCCTTTGTGCAGACAAAATCACATACACCTGGAGCTTTATTGAGGATGGCTCAACTTTAGAGTGTTCATAGAAAAGTAATATGTAGGACAGACATGCTTTTCTATAGTGGATGTTACTCCCAGAGCCTGTTGAGCTAACCTTGGTAGAGAAAATTAAGGATTGGTCA containing:
- the LOC110531000 gene encoding protein piccolo-like, whose translation is MGFRQVSAVLLLVVVFGCVSDAWISRWFYPRLGFLHDDGVSAQFDTPKPMQEDPVGQEPSKPVVEPVGQETSQDEDPESFQSKQTFENPLTWLYPTIEKHERKSTVFERLKQVAANGVVAWCGQSVVRVEVKQELLGIGRLIQPELITLGGCAAIEEDAEALVLTFESELHGCGSELMMTEDVLIYTFTLVYEPKPLANISILNTSKAMVDIECHYLRNHEVSSNSLKYAVESSNPVGREPSQVVIKPVVEPVGREPSLEPVGREPSQVVIKPVVEPVGQDPVGKTVGQEPSKLYGGLLGLETSEPVGQAAGGQPVGQAAGGQPVGQAAGGQPVVQGPRREPVVWEASGEPVVWEASGEPVGREPSKELVSQYPNEQPVGQAPSNPLSQEPSEEPVGQEPGEEPVGQEPGEEPVGQEPGEEPVGQDTSEHVGVPVGQEPSEPVGQEPGEEPVGQEPGEEPVGQDTSEHVGVPVGQEPGEEPVGQEPGEEPVGQEPGEEPVGQDTSEHVGVPVGQEPSEPVGQEPGEAPVGQEPGEEPVGQEPGEEPVGQDTSEHVGVPVGQEPGEEPVGQEPGEEPVGQEPGEEPVGQDTSEHVGVPVGQEPSEPVGQEPGEEPVGQEPGEEPVGQEPGEEPVGQDTSEHVGVPVGQEPSEPVGQQPVGEQPVGQAAGGQPFVQGPRGEPVVWEGSSEPVGLDPSQPVGQESGEPVGQEPGQPVGQDTSEHVGVPVVQEPVGHEPGEQPVGHEPGEQPVGHEPGEQPVGHEPGEQPVGQELSKQPVGEPLGQDASNPFAQESSEHVGEPVGKYPSEPVGQHPVGEQPVGQELNQQPVGEPLGQDPSEHVGEPVGQQPVGEQPVGQQPVGEPLGQDPSEHVGEPVGQQPVGEQPVGQELSQQPVGQEPSEPVGQEPREQPVGEPLGNEPSEPVGQEPSEILGNEPSEQPVGKEPSEQPVGQEPSQPVGHEPGEQPVGHEPGEQPVGQEPSESVGEQPVGQELSKQPVGEPLGQDASNPFAQESSEHVGEPVGKYPSEPVGQHPVGEQPVGQELNQQPVGEPLGQDPSEHVGEPVGQQPVGEQPVGQQPVGEPLGQDPSEHVGEPVGQQPVGEQPVGQELSQQPVGQEPSEPVCQEPREQPVGEPLGNEPSEPVGQEPSEILGNEPSEQPVGKEPSEQPVGQEPSQPVAQEPVGYEPSEQPVGQAPSQPVAQEPVGYEPGEQPVSQDPVGEQPVGQALGQDPSDPLGQESSEHVGEPVGQDSSEPVGQRPVGEQPVFHEPVGQDPSEQPVGQEPSEPVGQDPSEQPVGQEPSEPVGQEPSERVGEQPVGHEPGEQPVGQEPSQPVGHEPGEQPVGHEPGEQPVGQEPSESVGEQPVGQELSKQPVGEPLGQDASNPFAQESSEHVGEPVGKYPSEPVGQHPVGEQPVGQELNQQPVGEPLGQDPSEHVGEPVGQQPVGEQPVGQQPVGEPLGQDPSEHVGEPVGQQPVGEQPVGQELSQQPVGQEPSEPVCQEPREQPVGEPLGNEPSEPVGQEPSEILGNEPSEQPVGKEPSEQPVGQEPSQPVAQEPVGYEPSEQPVGQAPSQPVAQEPVGYEPGEQPVSQDPVGEQPVGQALGQDPSDPLGQESSEHVGEPVGQDSSEPVGQRPVGEQPVFHEPVGQDPSEQPVGQEPSEPVGQDPSEQPVGQEPSEPVGQEPSERVGEQPVGHEPGEQPVGQELSQQPVGEPLGQEPSKHVGEPVGQEPGEQPFGEPVGQEPSEQPVGEPLVQEPSEHVGEQPVGQEPSQQPVGQEPSQQPVGQEPSQQPVGQEPSQQPVGQVPSEQPVGQQPVGEQPVGQQPVGDQPVGQQPSQDEDPESSQSKQTSENPLTWRYPEVAKPEHRHTVSERLKQVAANSVSAQCGESVVRVQVNQDLLGIGRLIQPERITLGGCAATEEDADVHVITFESELHGCGSELTMTEDVLIYTFTLVYEPKPLANTSIVKTSAAMVDIECHYLRNHDVSSNALKPTWIPYTSNMVAEELYFSLRLMTADWQFERPSNLYYLGDIINMEASVMPYHHVPLRVFVDRCVATLAPDVHTVPRYSFIEDHGCLVDAKLTGSSSQFLSRSQDHKIQFQLESFRFQPQNDSQQLYITCHLKAAAASSPIDAENKACSFTDGWKAAGGDDLVCGCCDSSCAVSKARDLDSDLDMQKEGEATLGPIMVQV